One genomic segment of Protaetiibacter intestinalis includes these proteins:
- a CDS encoding branched-chain amino acid ABC transporter permease: MAGAVRTRRWTRRIPLVIGLVALGVAIAFPYLVDRPRFWLPNIGVRSIWLGIIAMSLVFLNRYVGLLSLAQVTVAGISAYGVGYVMVTLEQDFLLGALVGILAGTVAAFLIALIAARTRAIYFLMITLAIGQVFYSWASQAIEVTNARRGLAPVLKPDWGVVNLNDITTFYYFALAVGVLCYLLCRYVGASTFGLTLQGVRDSPDRMKALGYNVNAYRIAATTFAGFIASVGGVLLVLDRAQVDPDVVSLGSTLDVLVVAVVGGIGSLGGVFAGAVVLTLLSNFAQNLTDRYMTLTGLVFILILLFAPSGLAGIGRQVKRFVDRRRAAGAGPSEEPPTAPSTEHAITEGKQR, translated from the coding sequence ATGGCCGGCGCCGTCCGCACCCGGCGGTGGACCCGCCGCATCCCGCTCGTCATCGGGCTCGTCGCCCTCGGCGTCGCGATCGCGTTCCCGTACCTCGTCGACCGGCCGCGGTTCTGGCTGCCCAACATCGGCGTGCGATCGATCTGGCTCGGCATCATCGCCATGAGCCTCGTCTTCCTCAACCGCTACGTCGGGCTGCTCTCGCTCGCGCAGGTCACCGTCGCGGGCATCTCCGCCTACGGCGTCGGCTACGTCATGGTGACCCTCGAGCAGGACTTCCTGCTGGGCGCCCTCGTGGGCATCCTCGCCGGCACGGTCGCCGCGTTCCTCATCGCGCTCATTGCGGCCCGCACGCGCGCCATCTACTTCCTCATGATCACCCTCGCGATCGGCCAGGTGTTCTACTCCTGGGCCTCGCAGGCGATCGAGGTGACCAACGCGCGCCGCGGTCTCGCGCCCGTGCTCAAGCCCGACTGGGGCGTCGTCAACCTCAACGACATCACGACGTTCTACTACTTCGCGCTCGCCGTCGGCGTGCTCTGCTACCTGCTCTGCCGCTACGTCGGCGCCTCGACGTTCGGCCTCACCCTGCAGGGCGTGCGCGACAGTCCCGATCGCATGAAGGCGCTCGGCTACAACGTCAACGCCTACCGGATCGCGGCCACCACCTTCGCGGGCTTCATCGCCTCCGTCGGCGGCGTGCTGCTCGTGCTCGACCGGGCGCAGGTCGACCCCGACGTCGTGAGCCTCGGCTCGACGCTCGACGTGCTCGTCGTCGCCGTCGTCGGCGGGATCGGCTCGCTCGGCGGCGTCTTCGCGGGCGCCGTCGTGCTGACTCTGCTCTCCAACTTCGCCCAGAACCTCACCGACCGCTACATGACCCTCACCGGGCTCGTGTTCATCCTCATCCTGCTGTTCGCCCCCTCCGGCCTGGCGGGGATCGGGCGGCAGGTCAAGCGGTTCGTCGACCGTCGCCGTGCGGCGGGCGCCGGACCATCCGAAGAGCCGCCGACGGCACCGTCGACGGAGCATGCAATCACCGA